The following are from one region of the Tenacibaculum dicentrarchi genome:
- a CDS encoding purine-nucleoside phosphorylase, whose amino-acid sequence MKKQHLQETTTYLIDNGVTNPEIGIVLGTGLGKLINEIDIEKEILYTDIPHFPQATVESHSGKLIYGTLSGKKVLVMAGRFHVYEGYNLWEVTYGIRTMHSLGIKNLLISNAAGAINLSYKKGDLMLLEDHLNLQGGSPLAFKGAKNFGNIFADMLEPYSKKINILLKEIASNNSIELHEGMYASVVGPQLETRAEYRMLQILEADAVGMSTVPEVIVAKQLNLPCAAISVLTDECDPKNLQPVNIADIIAVAGKAEPKMIVLFKELIAKL is encoded by the coding sequence ATGAAAAAACAACACTTACAAGAAACTACTACATATTTAATCGATAACGGAGTTACAAACCCCGAAATAGGAATTGTTTTAGGAACAGGTTTAGGTAAATTAATCAACGAAATTGATATTGAAAAAGAAATTTTATATACCGATATTCCTCATTTTCCACAGGCAACTGTTGAATCTCATTCAGGGAAATTAATTTATGGAACTTTATCAGGAAAAAAAGTACTTGTAATGGCGGGGCGTTTTCATGTTTATGAAGGTTATAATTTATGGGAAGTTACTTACGGAATTAGAACAATGCACAGCTTAGGAATTAAAAACTTACTAATTTCAAATGCCGCTGGAGCAATTAATTTAAGCTATAAAAAAGGCGATTTAATGCTTTTAGAAGACCATTTAAACTTACAAGGCGGTTCTCCCCTAGCTTTTAAAGGAGCTAAAAATTTCGGAAATATTTTTGCTGATATGCTTGAACCATATTCTAAAAAAATCAATATTTTATTAAAAGAAATTGCAAGTAATAATAGCATAGAATTACATGAAGGAATGTATGCAAGTGTTGTAGGGCCGCAATTAGAAACCAGAGCAGAATACCGAATGTTACAAATTTTAGAAGCAGATGCTGTAGGGATGAGTACCGTTCCTGAAGTGATTGTAGCAAAGCAATTAAACCTTCCTTGTGCTGCTATTTCTGTTTTAACCGATGAGTGTGATCCTAAAAATTTACAGCCTGTAAATATTGCTGATATTATTGCCGTGGCGGGTAAAGCAGAACCAAAAATGATTGTATTATTTAAAGAATTAATCGCTAAATTATAA
- a CDS encoding dipeptidase, whose product MENVQKYIEQHKDRFINELIDLLKIPSVSADPAYKKDVLNTADFVKESLEKAGCDKVEICETPGYPIIYGEKIIDSSLPTILVYGHYDVQPADPIELWTSPPFEPVIKKTDIHPEGAIFARGACDDKGQMYMHVKALEYMTSTGSLPCNVKFMIEGEEEVGSESLAWFVKRNQEKLANDVILISDTGMIAKDVPSITTGLRGLSYVEVEVTGPNRDLHSGLYGGAVANPINILTKMIASLQDDKNQITIPGFYDNVEELSLEERAEMAKAPFSIEAYKEALDIKEVHGEQGYTTNERNSIRPTLDVNGIWGGYTGEGAKTVIASKAYAKISMRLVPHQTPDEITEKFTTYFKSLAPDSVTVKVTPHHGGHGYVTPIDNIGYKSASKAYTKTFGKSPIPQRSGGSIPIVSLFEEELNSKSILMGFGLNSDAIHSPNEHFGVWNYLKGIETIPYFYEYFTELSK is encoded by the coding sequence ATGGAAAACGTACAAAAATACATTGAGCAACATAAAGATAGGTTTATAAATGAACTTATCGATTTATTAAAAATACCTTCAGTAAGTGCCGATCCTGCCTACAAAAAGGACGTGTTAAATACTGCTGACTTTGTAAAAGAAAGCTTAGAAAAAGCAGGTTGCGATAAAGTAGAAATTTGTGAAACTCCAGGATATCCTATTATTTATGGTGAAAAAATAATCGATTCTAGCTTACCAACTATTTTAGTGTATGGTCATTATGATGTACAACCAGCCGATCCTATCGAATTATGGACTTCGCCACCGTTTGAGCCTGTTATCAAAAAAACAGACATTCATCCTGAAGGAGCAATTTTTGCTCGTGGCGCTTGTGATGATAAAGGACAGATGTATATGCACGTAAAAGCGCTAGAATACATGACAAGTACAGGGAGTTTACCTTGTAATGTTAAATTTATGATTGAAGGTGAAGAGGAAGTTGGTTCAGAGAGTTTAGCTTGGTTTGTAAAGCGAAACCAAGAAAAATTAGCCAACGATGTTATTTTAATTTCTGATACAGGAATGATAGCCAAAGATGTACCTTCTATTACTACAGGTTTACGTGGATTGAGTTACGTAGAGGTTGAGGTTACAGGTCCTAATAGAGATTTACATTCTGGTTTATATGGTGGAGCAGTGGCAAATCCTATAAATATATTAACAAAAATGATCGCTTCTTTACAAGATGATAAAAACCAAATTACGATTCCTGGTTTTTACGATAATGTAGAAGAATTAAGTTTGGAAGAGCGTGCAGAAATGGCGAAAGCTCCTTTTTCGATAGAAGCTTACAAAGAAGCTTTAGATATTAAAGAAGTACATGGTGAACAAGGGTATACGACAAACGAACGTAACTCTATTAGACCAACTTTAGATGTAAATGGAATTTGGGGAGGCTATACTGGCGAAGGTGCAAAAACGGTAATTGCGTCAAAAGCTTATGCCAAAATTTCTATGCGTTTAGTACCACACCAAACTCCTGATGAAATTACAGAGAAGTTTACTACTTACTTTAAAAGTTTAGCTCCAGATTCGGTTACAGTAAAAGTAACTCCGCATCACGGAGGGCATGGTTATGTTACGCCAATTGACAATATCGGTTATAAATCGGCAAGTAAAGCTTATACAAAAACCTTTGGAAAATCGCCAATTCCGCAACGTAGTGGAGGAAGTATTCCTATTGTTTCTTTGTTTGAAGAAGAATTAAATAGTAAAAGTATTTTAATGGGATTCGGATTAAATTCAGATGCCATTCATTCGCCAAACGAACATTTTGGTGTTTGGAATTACCTAAAAGGAATTGAAACAATTCCTTATTTTTATGAGTATTTCACCGAATTATCAAAATAA
- the gldA gene encoding gliding motility-associated ABC transporter ATP-binding subunit GldA, giving the protein MSIQLTEISKFYGSQKAVNSISFDAQKGEIVGFLGPNGAGKSTSMKILTGFILPSEGSVFVSGIDVLKNPIEAQKKIGYLPEHNPLYLEMYVREYLQFQAGIYKITKNKISEVIQKVGLTAEAHKKIGQLSKGYRQRVGLAAAILHDPEVLILDEPTTGLDPNQLVEIRELIKELGKDKTVLISTHIMQEVEAVCTRVIIINKGKIVIDKPIAELKTSKEQIIKVTFDYKLEEQFIQRLPNIVHYKNTVENNWILTFETSEDMRPVIFDFAQENGLKILGLNTENKNLESLFRELTKE; this is encoded by the coding sequence ATGTCAATACAACTTACCGAAATTTCTAAATTTTATGGCAGTCAAAAAGCTGTTAATAGCATTTCTTTTGATGCTCAAAAAGGAGAAATTGTTGGTTTTTTAGGACCAAATGGTGCTGGGAAATCAACGAGCATGAAAATTTTAACAGGTTTTATTCTCCCAAGTGAAGGATCGGTTTTTGTAAGTGGTATCGATGTGCTTAAAAACCCTATTGAAGCGCAAAAAAAAATCGGCTATTTACCAGAGCATAATCCGTTGTATTTAGAGATGTATGTTCGAGAGTACTTGCAATTTCAAGCAGGTATTTATAAAATTACTAAAAATAAAATATCCGAAGTTATTCAAAAAGTTGGATTAACAGCTGAAGCACATAAAAAAATAGGGCAATTATCAAAAGGATATCGTCAAAGAGTAGGCTTGGCAGCGGCTATTTTACACGACCCTGAAGTGTTAATTTTAGATGAACCAACCACAGGTTTAGACCCAAATCAGTTGGTTGAAATCCGTGAATTAATTAAAGAACTCGGTAAAGACAAAACAGTTTTAATTTCTACGCATATTATGCAAGAAGTAGAGGCGGTTTGCACCCGAGTAATTATAATAAATAAAGGAAAAATAGTTATTGATAAACCTATTGCCGAACTTAAAACAAGCAAAGAACAAATTATAAAAGTAACCTTTGATTATAAGCTAGAAGAGCAATTTATTCAGCGTTTACCAAATATTGTACATTATAAAAATACGGTTGAAAACAACTGGATACTGACTTTTGAAACATCCGAAGATATGCGTCCTGTAATTTTTGATTTCGCTCAAGAAAATGGCTTGAAAATACTCGGTTTAAATACCGAAAATAAAAATTTAGAGAGTTTATTTAGAGAGTTGACTAAGGAGTGA